A genomic segment from Gopherus evgoodei ecotype Sinaloan lineage chromosome 6, rGopEvg1_v1.p, whole genome shotgun sequence encodes:
- the TOMM5 gene encoding mitochondrial import receptor subunit TOM5 homolog has protein sequence MFRIEGLGPKMDPEELKRKMRRDVFSSVRTFLIYVALLRITPYILKKLDNI, from the exons ATGTTCCGGATCGAGGGGCTGGGGCCCAAGATGGACCCGGAGGAGCTGAAGCGGAAGATGCGGCGGGATGTTTTCAGCTCGGTCCGCACCTTCCTCATCTACGTGGCGCTGCTGCGGATCA CTCCATACATCTTAAAGAAATTGGATAATATATGA